In a single window of the Eriocheir sinensis breed Jianghai 21 unplaced genomic scaffold, ASM2467909v1 Scaffold740, whole genome shotgun sequence genome:
- the LOC126994185 gene encoding uncharacterized protein LOC126994185 yields MSNTFTAVKKHYKQYGREEREDGVVDVDVTFDGTWMTRGHRSHIGIAFVLEADTRQVLDFEVLCNHCIPCSKERTSHRDTFQEWFQTHKSRCHKNFEGKAGEMEAEAARRLWQRSETLGFRYITFVGDGDSSAYKAVCALNDGTGPYSCRVVKEECINHVGKRLGTRLRKLKKETAVMTTTKTGKARRLSVLGGAKKLTDHVIDKLSFYYNSAIRRTARTTVEEMKQAIWQSFFHLSAKEDQHHALCPRGAQSWCFVKRAEAEGKQPESHSTKSLYLASLPHEQLELVKGVYRDLASPTLLQKCLSGRTQNPNESLHSKVWRKASKDKNAGLHRIRFVTQVTIWEHNFGYQSYNLLQKLGLEISRTTRVVQEALDKQRKRHQTPRGKKRAPAPQDNEEKSLPGRKRRKVEETPAYQAGAH; encoded by the exons ATGAGTAACACCTTCACTGCCGTGAAAAAGCATTATAAACAATATGggcgtgaggagagagaggacggtGTGGTGGACGTGGATGTCACTTTCGACGGCACATGGATGACACGAGGGCACCGTAGCCACATCGGCATTGCCTTTGTGTTGGAAGCAGACACGAGGCAGGTCCTAGATTTCGAAGTGCTTTGCAACCACTGCATTCCCTGTTCCAAGGAAAGGACGTCCCACCGAGACACCTTCCAG gAGTGGTTTCAAACCCACAAGTCGAGGTGTCACAAAAACTTCGAGGGCAAGGCGGGGGAGATGGAGGCTGAGGCTGCTCGGAGGCTGTGGCAGAGGTCGGAAACGCTGGGCTTCCGTTACATCACCTTCGTCGGGGATGGCGACAGCAGCGCGTACAAGGCGGTGTGCGCCCTGAACGACGGCACTGGGCCCTACAGTTGCAGAGTTGTGAAGGAGGAGTGCATCAATCACGTGGGTAAGCGACTTGGCACTCGCTTGAGGAAACTCAAGAAGGAGACTGCGGTCATGACCACCACAAAAACAGGGAAGGCGAGACGCTTGAGTGTGCTCGGTGGTGCCAAGAAACTTACAGACCACGTGATTGATAAACTCTCCTTCTACTACAACTCTGCAATTAGGAGGACTGCCCGTACAACCGTGGAGGAGATGAAGCAGGCCATCTGGCAGTCCTTCTTCCACCTGTCTGCCAAGGAGGACCAGCACCATGCTCTCTGCCCTCGCGGGGCACAGTCTTGGTGCTTTGTGAAGAGGGCAGAGGCTGAGGGGAAACAGCCTGAGTCACACAGCACCAAGTCTTTGTACCTCGCCAGCCTCCCACACGAGCAACTGGAGCTCGTGAAGGGAGTGTACAGAGACCTGGCGAGTCCAACCCTCCTCCAGAAGTGTCTGTCAGGCCGTACTCAAAACCCAAATGAGAGTCTTCACTCAAAGGTCTGGAGGAAGGCTTCAAAAGACAAGAATGCTGGCCTGCACAGGATTCGTTTTGTGACCCAGGTGACAATCTGGGAGCACAACTTTGGGTACCAGTCTTATAATTTGTTGCAGAAGCTTGGCCTGGAGATATCAAGAACCACCAGAGTTGTCCAGGAAGCACTAGACAAGCAAAGGAAGCGACACCAAACaccaagagggaaaaagagagcacCTGCCCCACAAGATAACGAGGAAAAGTCGCTtcctgggaggaagagaaggaaggtggaagaaactCCAGCGTACCAGGCAGGAGCACACTAG